From Demequina capsici, one genomic window encodes:
- a CDS encoding MFS transporter — protein MSNPLTESAAAAVSPRRATSWQAALLLAGSCMPVMGSVLITPILPQLSEHFGSVPGAEVLVPMIVAIPALMIAVFAPFAGQIVDRLGRRNLLVIAMVAYALAGTAPAYLESLQSILLSRVLVGVCEAAIMTACTTLIVDYFHQPERRNRYLGLQTVATTLGATAFIVIGGALGVGGWHTPFWMYSVAIVLAVLMVVSLWEPTREGSTDSHVAADEKARIPWGRIGVPLAVTLFGGFTFYVMVIEASYLVVGTGVSADDTGTIGLMAAIASLATAAGAFTFARVARLQAKVLLPAAFGLQAVGMIVIWLAGSSFAGVGVGAVIASAGSGLLLPTLLTWTIAPLRFEERGRATGMWNSAFFLGQFLTPLLMGGFTAAAGGLTVAVGVVGVAAAVMGLGLAVALRRREATAPVLA, from the coding sequence ATGTCGAATCCGCTCACCGAGTCCGCGGCTGCCGCGGTCTCCCCCCGCCGCGCCACCTCCTGGCAGGCTGCGCTGCTGCTGGCAGGCAGCTGCATGCCCGTCATGGGCTCCGTCCTCATCACACCGATCCTGCCCCAGCTGTCCGAGCATTTCGGGTCCGTCCCGGGCGCCGAGGTGCTGGTGCCGATGATCGTCGCGATCCCGGCGCTCATGATCGCCGTGTTCGCGCCGTTCGCGGGCCAGATCGTCGACCGCCTGGGCCGACGCAACCTGCTCGTGATCGCCATGGTCGCCTACGCGCTGGCCGGCACCGCGCCCGCGTACCTCGAGTCGCTCCAGTCCATCCTGCTCAGCCGCGTCCTGGTGGGAGTGTGCGAGGCGGCCATCATGACTGCCTGCACCACGCTGATCGTCGACTACTTCCACCAGCCGGAGCGTCGCAACAGGTACCTGGGCCTGCAGACCGTGGCGACCACGCTCGGCGCGACAGCGTTCATCGTTATCGGAGGCGCGCTCGGCGTCGGCGGCTGGCACACCCCCTTCTGGATGTACTCCGTGGCGATCGTCCTCGCGGTCCTCATGGTGGTCTCGCTGTGGGAGCCGACGCGCGAGGGCTCCACCGACTCGCACGTGGCAGCCGATGAGAAGGCCCGCATCCCGTGGGGCCGGATCGGCGTGCCTCTCGCAGTCACGCTCTTCGGCGGCTTCACGTTCTACGTCATGGTGATCGAGGCCAGCTATCTGGTGGTCGGCACGGGAGTCTCAGCCGACGACACGGGGACGATCGGCCTCATGGCCGCCATCGCCTCGTTGGCCACCGCGGCCGGAGCGTTCACGTTCGCCAGGGTGGCACGCCTCCAGGCGAAGGTGCTGCTCCCCGCTGCGTTCGGCCTTCAGGCCGTCGGCATGATCGTGATCTGGCTCGCAGGCTCGTCCTTCGCTGGTGTCGGCGTCGGCGCGGTGATCGCCTCAGCGGGATCCGGGCTGCTGCTGCCGACCCTCCTCACATGGACCATCGCTCCGCTCCGCTTCGAGGAGCGCGGACGAGCGACCGGCATGTGGAACTCGGCGTTCTTCCTGGGCCAGTTCCTCACGCCGCTGCTGATGGGCGGTTTCACCGCGGCCGCAGGCGGGCTGACCGTCGCGGTGGGCGTCGTCGGCGTGGCCGCAGCGGTGATGGGGCTCGGACTCGCGGTGGCGCTGCGCCGCCGGGAGGCGACCGCGCCCGTCCTCGCCTGA
- a CDS encoding fumarylacetoacetate hydrolase family protein — translation MRLGRWTVGGVVHEGLLIDDAAVPFTDGRTVADALALGRDHLDRIAGWADGSPAAALAEVQLLVPLIAASVRDFVTFEEHVEGISASVDGASHVAPEWYEAPTFYFTNPHTLLGDHATVRPPVSSRMDFELEVAAILGGAAGSDGRDLTPAQAARHVFGYTIMNDWSARDVQSREMQVRLGPCKGKDFGTSLGPWIVTADELDPHAHAEGFLELELEAYVNGTRVGHDLLSHMGWPFAELVAYASRDSIVVPGDVLGSGTAGNGGCLAELWGRSGDLWPAPLSAGDDVVLRVEGIGALHGTVGASQPAAAIPPARSHDRVRTRA, via the coding sequence GTGAGGCTCGGCCGCTGGACCGTCGGCGGCGTCGTCCACGAAGGGCTCCTCATCGACGACGCCGCGGTCCCCTTCACGGACGGACGCACCGTCGCGGATGCGCTTGCGCTGGGGCGCGACCACCTGGACCGCATCGCCGGATGGGCCGACGGCTCACCCGCCGCGGCCCTGGCCGAGGTCCAGCTGCTCGTGCCGCTCATCGCCGCCTCGGTGCGCGACTTCGTCACCTTCGAGGAGCACGTCGAAGGGATCAGCGCGTCCGTGGACGGGGCCAGCCACGTGGCGCCCGAGTGGTACGAGGCGCCGACGTTCTACTTCACCAACCCGCACACCCTGCTCGGCGACCACGCGACCGTCCGCCCGCCCGTGTCGTCCCGGATGGACTTCGAGCTCGAGGTCGCCGCGATCCTCGGAGGAGCCGCCGGATCCGACGGCCGCGACCTCACCCCTGCCCAGGCCGCAAGGCACGTCTTCGGGTACACGATCATGAACGACTGGTCGGCACGCGACGTCCAGAGCCGGGAGATGCAGGTGCGGCTCGGCCCGTGCAAGGGCAAGGACTTCGGCACGTCGCTCGGCCCCTGGATCGTCACGGCCGACGAGCTCGACCCGCACGCCCACGCCGAGGGATTCCTCGAGCTCGAGCTCGAGGCGTACGTCAACGGCACTCGGGTCGGCCACGACCTGCTGTCACACATGGGCTGGCCCTTCGCGGAGCTGGTCGCCTACGCGTCCCGGGACTCGATCGTCGTCCCGGGCGATGTGCTCGGCTCGGGCACCGCCGGCAACGGTGGATGCCTGGCCGAGCTCTGGGGTCGCTCCGGCGACCTCTGGCCCGCACCGCTGTCCGCCGGGGACGACGTGGTCCTCCGGGTGGAGGGCATCGGTGCGCTTCACGGCACGGTCGGGGCGTCCCAGCCCGCGGCCGCGATCCCGCCTGCACGGTCGCACGACCGCGTCCGCACGCGGGCCTGA
- a CDS encoding FAD-dependent monooxygenase, with the protein MTATTRVAIAGGGVAATALAIQLAREGVEVDMFDKADCVSALGSGITLQGNALRAFVNLGVWDQIKDAGYAFNGLTLRAPGPGAAIVADMPEIAMGGPDLPAGMGMYRPDLARILTDAAVAAGARLHHHAEVTGCTTGDSEVEVEVNGESVGTYGLLVGADGLHSKVRESIGIEVQPERTGMGIWRAFVPRPAEVTHTELYYGGPMYIAGYTPTGEDTMYAFLVEDAADHVDVTDEQAVEIMRGQSMAYDGPWNHIREHLSTASHVNYTWFTAHIIPGRWNRGRAVCVGDAAHSCPPTIAQGAAQALEDTEVLGELILKRDTIDQDFWDEFHARRVERATMVVESSTLLGSWLLEGRRDADVPGLVASVAQTVSVPA; encoded by the coding sequence ATGACCGCAACGACGCGTGTCGCCATCGCCGGAGGTGGCGTCGCCGCCACCGCGCTCGCCATCCAGCTCGCCCGGGAGGGCGTCGAGGTGGACATGTTCGACAAGGCCGACTGTGTGAGCGCGCTCGGCTCGGGCATCACCCTGCAGGGCAACGCGCTGCGCGCCTTCGTGAACCTGGGCGTGTGGGATCAGATCAAGGACGCCGGCTACGCGTTCAACGGCCTGACGCTCCGTGCGCCCGGACCCGGCGCGGCGATCGTGGCGGACATGCCGGAGATCGCCATGGGCGGGCCCGACCTGCCGGCAGGCATGGGCATGTACCGCCCCGACCTCGCACGCATCCTCACCGACGCGGCCGTCGCCGCCGGCGCGCGCCTGCACCACCACGCCGAGGTGACGGGCTGCACCACCGGCGACAGCGAGGTGGAGGTCGAGGTCAACGGAGAGAGCGTCGGCACCTACGGACTGCTCGTGGGCGCCGACGGCCTGCATTCGAAGGTGCGGGAGTCGATCGGCATCGAGGTGCAGCCGGAGCGCACCGGGATGGGCATCTGGCGCGCATTCGTGCCGCGCCCCGCCGAGGTCACCCACACCGAGCTCTACTACGGCGGCCCCATGTACATCGCGGGCTACACGCCCACCGGCGAGGACACGATGTACGCGTTCCTCGTGGAGGACGCTGCCGACCACGTGGACGTCACCGACGAGCAGGCCGTCGAGATCATGCGAGGCCAGTCGATGGCGTACGACGGACCCTGGAACCACATCCGCGAGCACCTGAGCACCGCGTCCCACGTCAACTACACCTGGTTCACCGCCCACATCATCCCTGGCAGATGGAATCGAGGACGGGCCGTCTGCGTCGGCGACGCCGCCCACTCCTGCCCTCCCACCATCGCCCAGGGCGCGGCTCAGGCCCTCGAGGACACGGAGGTGCTCGGCGAGCTGATCCTCAAGCGCGACACGATCGACCAGGACTTCTGGGACGAGTTCCACGCCCGCCGCGTCGAGCGCGCCACGATGGTCGTCGAGTCGTCCACGCTGCTCGGCTCGTGGCTGCTTGAGGGACGGCGCGACGCGGACGTGCCCGGCCTCGTCGCCAGCGTGGCGCAGACGGTGAGCGTGCCGGCGTGA
- a CDS encoding cyclase family protein has translation MTVTSARLDPSAPEAAIAAMASAVTNWGRWGQDDALGTLNLIDETARTRAAGLVRTGVSVSLSLPFDMNGPQRGWRRRTNPVHTMLDTGTDAERGVQGFPHGIGGADDVIAMPLQCSTQWDGLGHIFDHGVAWNGRPAGDVVTSDGDLVTGIEHAASVITGRGVLLDLGRHVSPATGELEDGYAITVDDLESCVDAQGPTSTVGPGDILLVRTGQLTRARRDGWGEYAGGPAPGMSFTTAPWIRARDIAAIATDTWGFEVRPNEFDDAFQPLHQVAIPHMGLTIGEMWDLDRLAQICAAERRYEFLLTAAPLPITGAVGSPINPIALL, from the coding sequence ATGACCGTCACATCCGCACGGCTCGATCCGAGCGCCCCCGAGGCAGCCATCGCCGCCATGGCGAGCGCCGTCACGAACTGGGGCCGGTGGGGCCAGGACGATGCGCTCGGCACCCTCAACCTGATCGACGAGACGGCGCGCACCCGTGCGGCAGGCCTGGTTCGCACCGGCGTCAGCGTCTCCCTCTCCCTGCCTTTCGACATGAACGGCCCTCAGCGGGGCTGGCGCCGGCGCACGAATCCCGTCCACACGATGCTCGACACCGGCACCGACGCGGAGCGCGGTGTCCAGGGCTTCCCTCATGGCATCGGTGGCGCCGACGACGTGATCGCCATGCCCCTGCAGTGCTCCACCCAGTGGGACGGGCTAGGCCACATCTTCGACCACGGCGTCGCCTGGAACGGACGACCCGCCGGCGACGTCGTGACGTCGGACGGCGACCTGGTCACCGGCATCGAGCACGCCGCCTCCGTCATCACCGGCCGGGGCGTCCTGCTCGACCTGGGAAGGCACGTCTCCCCCGCCACGGGCGAGCTGGAAGACGGCTACGCAATCACCGTCGACGACCTCGAGTCATGCGTCGACGCGCAAGGTCCCACCAGCACCGTCGGCCCCGGCGACATCCTCCTGGTCCGCACGGGACAGCTCACCCGGGCCCGCCGCGACGGTTGGGGCGAGTACGCAGGAGGCCCCGCGCCGGGGATGTCCTTCACCACCGCACCGTGGATCCGCGCACGCGACATCGCTGCGATCGCCACCGACACGTGGGGCTTCGAGGTGCGCCCCAACGAGTTCGATGACGCCTTCCAGCCGCTCCACCAGGTCGCGATCCCCCACATGGGCCTCACCATCGGCGAGATGTGGGACCTCGACCGCCTCGCGCAGATCTGCGCCGCCGAGCGACGCTACGAGTTCCTCCTCACCGCAGCCCCCCTGCCGATCACCGGAGCCGTCGGCTCCCCCATCAACCCCATCGCCCTGCTCTGA